One part of the Cystobacter ferrugineus genome encodes these proteins:
- a CDS encoding 1-acyl-sn-glycerol-3-phosphate acyltransferase — protein sequence MDTVLGPAVDHHEALSKEFGPISRVLGQRYFDGVRFPAEAEAELRALHAKGFVVHVMRTTAWINFLYLSWASVRRGLPLIRAVVNLRPWFTRPFRNAKQRGPFEERFSHARDSGNSGLIFLKKTALLSASGKDIEENPFPALVAMARREERSVFLVPELFVWEKRTARLNPNVWDRVFGSPEAPGFLHSMVAFFRNYRRAQFRVGEPIDLKRFIAENPQDSDEVIARKVRGVLHHHLSRETRAVFGPPEKPADRILDETLRDRTLRKALDTVATESNRSPESVLRQARRNLEAIAARSSPTMLAFVSPLLAWVFNRIYDGIEVDEAGLNRALKAASKAPLVLCPSHKSHVDYLVMSWILWNRGYAVPLVAAGANLSFWPLGPFLRRCGAFFLRRSFKDDKIYAATFKAYVKKLVHDGVHQEFFPEGGRSRTGKLLQPKLGMFTWQVEAVLEGARNDLIFVPVSIDYEKVVESDSYSKELAGGEKKPEDLKALLSTPKVLATRYGRIHLTFDEPLSLVELMKSRGLEPGQPLTDEQKKGLVRALGNRVMYGISKVSTVTPHALVSSALLSHRRRGMTSRELSERIHLLRRIASEEQAPLAMLLKDSPSNPDAMGPIQDAMRTFCSDGMVRTQKAHGEVIYQAEDERRGEMAFYKNTLMNLVAARGLVANALLVGSPAPFDEVKARALWLSRLFKVEFIYRVGASFDTIFAEVVERLVRMGHILHEGTTLSVAPEPHARPELEFLADQLRDYLEAYLVAALTLPEVSTGAVQDRKSFVRQALDLGRAEYHSGRITAAESLAKVTMENAVAYMLDQRYLVEEDKKLKLGPAAPDVAATRQFAEEIRRYLRHQR from the coding sequence GTGGACACCGTCCTGGGACCGGCTGTCGATCATCATGAGGCGTTGAGCAAGGAGTTCGGCCCCATTTCGAGGGTATTGGGGCAGCGCTACTTCGACGGCGTCCGCTTTCCCGCGGAGGCCGAGGCGGAGCTGCGCGCGCTGCACGCCAAGGGCTTCGTGGTGCACGTCATGCGCACCACGGCGTGGATCAACTTCCTCTATCTCTCCTGGGCGAGCGTGCGCCGGGGGCTGCCGCTCATCCGGGCGGTGGTCAACCTGCGCCCCTGGTTCACCCGCCCCTTCCGCAACGCCAAGCAGCGCGGCCCCTTCGAGGAGCGCTTCTCCCACGCGCGCGACTCGGGCAACAGCGGCCTCATCTTCCTGAAGAAGACGGCCCTGCTGAGCGCCTCGGGCAAGGACATCGAGGAGAACCCCTTCCCCGCCCTGGTCGCCATGGCGCGCCGGGAAGAGCGCTCCGTCTTCCTCGTGCCCGAGCTCTTCGTCTGGGAGAAGCGCACCGCGCGCCTCAACCCCAACGTGTGGGACCGCGTGTTCGGCAGCCCCGAGGCACCCGGCTTCCTGCACTCGATGGTGGCCTTCTTCCGCAACTACCGCCGCGCCCAGTTCCGCGTGGGCGAGCCCATCGATCTCAAGCGCTTCATCGCGGAGAACCCCCAGGACTCCGACGAGGTGATCGCCCGCAAGGTGCGCGGCGTGCTGCACCACCACCTGTCACGCGAGACGCGCGCCGTCTTCGGTCCCCCGGAGAAGCCCGCCGATCGCATCCTCGACGAGACGCTGCGCGATCGCACCCTGCGCAAGGCGCTCGACACCGTGGCCACGGAGAGCAACCGCAGCCCCGAGAGCGTGCTGCGCCAGGCCCGGCGCAACCTGGAGGCCATCGCCGCCCGCTCCAGCCCCACCATGCTGGCGTTCGTCTCGCCCCTGCTCGCCTGGGTCTTCAACCGCATCTACGACGGCATCGAGGTGGACGAGGCCGGCCTCAACCGCGCCCTCAAGGCCGCCAGCAAGGCCCCGCTCGTGCTCTGCCCCTCGCACAAGAGCCACGTGGACTACCTGGTGATGAGCTGGATCCTCTGGAACCGCGGCTACGCCGTGCCGCTCGTCGCCGCGGGCGCCAACCTGTCCTTCTGGCCGCTCGGCCCCTTCCTGCGCCGCTGCGGCGCCTTCTTCCTGCGCCGCTCCTTCAAGGACGACAAGATCTACGCCGCCACCTTCAAGGCGTACGTGAAGAAGCTCGTGCACGACGGCGTGCACCAGGAGTTCTTCCCCGAGGGCGGCCGCTCGCGCACCGGCAAGCTGCTCCAGCCCAAGCTCGGCATGTTCACCTGGCAGGTGGAGGCCGTGCTCGAGGGCGCGCGCAATGATCTCATCTTCGTCCCCGTCTCCATCGACTACGAGAAGGTCGTGGAGTCGGACAGCTACTCGAAGGAGCTGGCCGGCGGGGAGAAGAAGCCCGAGGACTTGAAGGCCCTGCTCAGCACGCCCAAGGTGCTCGCCACGCGCTACGGCCGCATCCACCTCACCTTCGACGAGCCCCTGTCGCTCGTGGAGTTGATGAAGAGCCGCGGGCTCGAGCCTGGCCAGCCCCTGACGGACGAGCAGAAGAAGGGCCTGGTGCGCGCCCTGGGCAACCGCGTCATGTACGGCATCAGCAAGGTGTCCACCGTGACGCCGCATGCCCTGGTGAGCTCCGCCCTGCTCTCCCACCGCCGGCGCGGCATGACCAGCCGCGAGTTGTCCGAGCGCATCCACCTGCTGCGCCGCATCGCCAGCGAGGAGCAGGCCCCCCTGGCCATGCTGCTCAAGGACTCGCCGAGCAACCCCGACGCCATGGGCCCCATCCAGGACGCCATGCGCACCTTCTGCTCCGACGGCATGGTGCGCACCCAGAAGGCTCACGGCGAGGTCATCTACCAGGCCGAGGACGAGCGCCGCGGGGAGATGGCCTTCTACAAGAACACGCTGATGAACCTGGTGGCGGCGCGCGGCCTCGTGGCCAACGCGCTGCTCGTGGGCTCCCCGGCCCCCTTCGACGAGGTGAAGGCCCGCGCCCTGTGGCTCTCGCGCCTCTTCAAGGTGGAGTTCATCTACCGGGTGGGCGCCAGCTTCGACACCATCTTCGCCGAGGTCGTCGAGCGGCTGGTGCGCATGGGCCACATCCTCCACGAAGGCACCACGTTGAGCGTGGCCCCCGAGCCCCATGCCCGGCCAGAGCTGGAGTTCCTCGCCGACCAACTGCGCGACTACCTGGAGGCCTACCTCGTCGCCGCCCTCACGCTGCCCGAGGTGTCCACGGGCGCGGTGCAGGATCGCAAGTCCTTCGTGCGCCAGGCGCTGGACCTCGGCCGGGCCGAGTACCACTCCGGCCGCATCACCGCCGCCGAGTCACTCGCCAAGGTGACGATGGAGAACGCGGTGGCCTACATGCTCGACCAGCGCTACCTCGTGGAGGAGGACAAGAAGCTCAAGCTCGGCCCCGCCGCGCCCGACGTGGCGGCGACCCGGCAGTTCGCCGAGGAGATCCGCCGCTACCTGCGCCACCAGCGCTGA
- the argS gene encoding arginine--tRNA ligase: MSTSAYSRYRAAFVEALAQSLGVPASEIDAQVKPADPAHGDLSFPTFPLAKAQKKAPPAIAAGLAQNLKVPGLEIVAAGPYVNARFSLLPFTAEVIDAARAQGTRYGGGDSGAGKTVVMDYSSPNIAKPIAFHHIRSTVIGHAVANLHRALGYRVEGINYLGDWGKQFGLVAVGFQEYGDPTKRQDMAHLVKVYVQANQRAEKEPAFDERARDFFRRMEANDAEALALWKEFRETSIRDFLRIYARLGIRFEHIEGESFYQDKMEPVIEEISRTVGVKQSEGALIVDLPYEENEPPVLLKKNDGSTLYATRDLAAAIDRHERFHFDKSLYVVATDQALHFRQLFRVLEAMGRDFVDRMVHVNFGRVHGMSTRQGNVVLLTDVLDEARSRALTLVKNNIAEGKIQTDDPEALAEQIGLGAIFFGDLKNRRATDYTFDWDEILNFTGHTGAYLQYAHARACNILRKGGGAPTTYDASRLTLPEEQAVLRAIARLPVVVQEAADQQEPSYVARWLLDLAAEFSRYYTLGNQDRARRVLLEGDEPLKQARLALTDATRAALAAGLTLLGIATPENM; encoded by the coding sequence ATGAGCACTTCCGCCTACTCGCGTTACCGGGCTGCATTCGTCGAGGCGCTCGCCCAGTCCCTGGGCGTGCCGGCCTCGGAGATCGACGCCCAGGTCAAGCCGGCCGATCCGGCGCACGGGGACCTGTCGTTCCCCACCTTTCCCCTGGCCAAGGCGCAGAAGAAGGCTCCTCCGGCGATCGCCGCCGGGCTCGCTCAGAACCTGAAGGTGCCTGGCCTGGAGATCGTGGCCGCCGGCCCCTACGTCAACGCCCGCTTCTCGCTGCTGCCCTTCACCGCCGAGGTCATCGACGCGGCACGCGCCCAGGGCACGCGCTACGGCGGCGGGGACTCGGGCGCGGGCAAGACGGTGGTGATGGACTACTCCTCGCCCAACATCGCCAAGCCCATCGCCTTCCACCACATCCGCTCCACCGTCATCGGCCACGCCGTGGCCAACCTGCACCGGGCGCTCGGCTACCGCGTGGAGGGCATCAACTACCTGGGGGACTGGGGCAAGCAGTTCGGCCTCGTCGCCGTGGGCTTCCAGGAGTACGGGGACCCCACGAAGCGCCAGGACATGGCGCACCTGGTCAAGGTGTACGTCCAGGCCAACCAGCGCGCGGAGAAGGAGCCCGCGTTCGACGAGCGCGCCCGCGACTTCTTCCGGCGCATGGAGGCCAATGACGCCGAGGCGCTCGCGCTGTGGAAGGAGTTCCGCGAGACGTCCATCCGCGACTTCCTGCGCATCTACGCCCGGCTGGGCATCCGCTTCGAGCACATCGAAGGCGAGAGCTTCTACCAGGACAAGATGGAGCCGGTGATCGAGGAGATCTCCCGCACGGTGGGCGTCAAGCAGTCCGAGGGCGCCCTCATCGTGGACCTGCCCTACGAGGAGAACGAGCCGCCCGTGCTCCTCAAGAAGAACGACGGCAGCACGCTCTACGCCACGCGCGACCTGGCGGCGGCCATCGACCGCCACGAGCGCTTCCACTTCGACAAGTCGCTCTACGTGGTGGCCACGGATCAGGCGCTGCACTTCCGGCAGCTCTTCCGCGTGCTCGAGGCCATGGGCCGCGACTTCGTGGACCGCATGGTGCACGTCAACTTCGGCCGCGTGCACGGCATGAGCACGCGCCAGGGCAACGTGGTGCTGCTCACCGACGTGCTCGACGAGGCCCGCTCGCGCGCCCTCACCCTGGTGAAGAACAACATCGCGGAGGGGAAGATCCAGACGGACGACCCCGAGGCGCTGGCGGAGCAGATCGGCCTGGGCGCCATCTTCTTCGGCGACCTGAAGAACCGCCGCGCCACCGACTACACCTTCGATTGGGACGAGATCCTCAACTTCACCGGGCACACCGGCGCCTATCTCCAGTATGCCCATGCACGTGCCTGCAACATCCTGCGCAAGGGCGGCGGCGCGCCCACCACCTATGACGCCAGCCGGCTCACGCTGCCCGAGGAACAAGCCGTGCTACGCGCCATCGCCCGGCTGCCCGTGGTGGTGCAGGAGGCGGCGGATCAACAGGAGCCGAGCTATGTCGCCCGGTGGCTGTTGGATCTGGCCGCGGAGTTCAGCCGCTACTACACCCTGGGAAACCAGGATCGGGCCAGGCGCGTCCTCCTCGAGGGGGACGAGCCACTCAAGCAGGCGCGGCTGGCGCTCACGGATGCCACGCGCGCGGCGCTCGCCGCGGGGCTCACCCTGCTGGGAATCGCCACACCCGAGAACATGTAA
- a CDS encoding Ig-like domain-containing protein yields the protein MRRFLWLGLLGCAACLEPGDPFLAAADADPPDVVSTEPSAGGTVEAGGTLQILFSERMDARTLRPGIAVFEGRAEVPLEVLVPAEPEGQDDIERGDVPSTVTVRASSGAFTPGTAYTLVLRTLLTDTQGNPLAQEVRVPFRTEP from the coding sequence ATGCGCCGGTTCTTGTGGCTGGGCCTCCTGGGCTGCGCGGCGTGCCTGGAGCCTGGTGATCCCTTCCTCGCCGCGGCCGACGCGGATCCGCCAGACGTGGTGTCCACCGAGCCGAGCGCCGGGGGCACGGTGGAGGCGGGTGGCACGCTGCAGATCCTCTTCTCCGAGCGGATGGACGCGCGCACGCTGCGCCCGGGCATCGCCGTCTTCGAGGGCCGGGCGGAGGTGCCGCTGGAGGTGTTGGTGCCCGCGGAGCCGGAGGGGCAGGACGACATCGAGCGCGGGGACGTGCCCTCCACGGTCACGGTGCGCGCCAGCTCCGGCGCCTTCACTCCGGGCACCGCCTACACGCTGGTGCTGCGCACGCTGCTCACGGACACCCAGGGCAATCCGCTCGCGCAAGAGGTGCGGGTGCCCTTCCGCACGGAGCCGTGA